One region of Pseudoalteromonas galatheae genomic DNA includes:
- a CDS encoding GGDEF domain-containing protein has translation MSISYSPCGHELALELLAQKSELVLTQALERVISGVCKESYAFYFSKSLSEKEVPKSIFVSHRDFCVVVGPVDAVVDKLQQRQDDKHLIQYHGDSVIPFYHQAQLVGFLYIEGQVNLTTATLMKHLLTVFAHQMATLYFARIDPLSDLLNRQTFDEKVMEITNGDGFTVCRDDSEDRKWYLAMVDIDHFKQVNDNFGHVIGDEVILLVAQKIKANFRAEDYVFRYGGEEFAVLFQSRNDDSAAVALERLRSTIASSRFPQVEHVSVSLGFTEVVDTLQVSEQVHKADLALYHSKEHGRNQVTNYLTLGLTESQYACVEIELF, from the coding sequence ATGTCTATCAGCTATTCACCTTGTGGTCATGAGTTGGCCCTAGAGCTTTTAGCGCAAAAGAGTGAACTGGTGTTAACACAGGCACTTGAACGGGTGATCTCCGGTGTTTGTAAGGAAAGTTACGCGTTTTATTTCAGCAAAAGCTTATCGGAAAAAGAAGTCCCCAAATCCATATTTGTGAGCCATCGCGACTTTTGTGTTGTGGTGGGGCCAGTGGATGCGGTGGTAGATAAATTACAGCAGCGCCAAGACGACAAACATCTCATACAATACCACGGCGATAGTGTCATCCCGTTTTATCACCAAGCTCAGCTCGTTGGTTTTTTATATATAGAAGGCCAAGTAAATCTAACCACTGCGACTTTAATGAAGCACTTACTCACTGTTTTTGCACATCAAATGGCAACGTTGTACTTTGCTCGTATCGATCCGCTCTCCGATCTACTCAATCGCCAAACGTTTGATGAAAAAGTGATGGAAATAACCAATGGGGACGGGTTTACGGTATGCCGTGATGACAGTGAAGACCGCAAGTGGTATTTAGCGATGGTAGATATCGATCACTTTAAACAGGTAAACGACAATTTTGGTCATGTGATTGGCGATGAAGTGATCCTGTTGGTAGCGCAAAAGATCAAAGCTAACTTTAGAGCAGAAGACTATGTGTTTCGCTACGGCGGAGAGGAGTTTGCGGTGCTATTTCAAAGTCGCAATGATGACTCTGCTGCAGTAGCACTTGAGCGCTTGAGAAGTACAATAGCTTCCAGCCGATTTCCGCAAGTAGAGCATGTTTCTGTGAGCCTAGGTTTTACTGAAGTGGTCGATACACTACAAGTTTCAGAGCAAGTTCATAAAGCCGATTTAGCGCTTTACCATTCCAAAGAGCATGGCAGAAACCAAGTCACAAATTACCTCACCTTAGGGTTAACTGAATCACAATACGCATGCGTGGAAATAGAACTGTTTTAA
- a CDS encoding glutaredoxin family protein yields the protein MQFVRWFLGRLILLFDFIFTPRSKKRAAEQQQKLDAMTANLKLYQFKACPFCVKVRRAAKREGLKLETRDAKNDEQYRQELLEQGGKVKVPCLRIEEQGKVTWLYESNDIVAYLEKLEKAA from the coding sequence ATGCAATTTGTAAGATGGTTTTTAGGACGTCTGATTTTACTTTTTGATTTTATTTTTACCCCACGCAGTAAAAAACGTGCCGCAGAACAACAGCAAAAGCTAGATGCAATGACGGCAAACTTAAAGTTATATCAATTTAAGGCATGTCCATTTTGCGTTAAAGTGCGCCGTGCAGCCAAGCGTGAAGGGCTTAAGCTTGAAACCCGTGATGCCAAAAATGATGAGCAATATCGCCAAGAGCTACTAGAGCAGGGTGGTAAGGTGAAGGTGCCATGCTTGCGAATCGAAGAGCAAGGCAAAGTCACTTGGTTGTACGAATCCAATGACATTGTTGCTTATCTAGAAAAGCTTGAAAAAGCAGCTTAA